The window TTCCGCGGCGGCGAGCGGCGCCGGCGCGTGCGCCTGCCCACCTACCCGTGGGAGCGGCAGCGCTACTGGATCGAGCCCCCGGCGGAAGACGCCTCCGCCGAGTCCGGACCGAAGCGCGGCCGCTCGCCCGACCCGGCGGACTGGACGCACGTCCCCACCTGGACGCGCACGCAGCATCCGGCGCCGCCCGCGGACGCCGCGGCGAAACACGTCCTCGTCCTCACCGCCGGCCCGCTGGGCGATGCGCTCGCGGCGGCGCTGGAGCGCGCGGGGTGCCAGGCCGCCGCCGCCCGCGCGGGGGACCGCTTCGCGGGTGACGGGAGATCGTTCACCCTGCGCGGCGACTCGCGCGAAGACCACCGCGCGCTGATGGAAGCGCTGTCGGCCGGCTTCCGCCCCGAGACCGTCGTCGACGCGCGCGCGGCCGACGGCGATCCGGGCGCGGCGTTCGGGTCGCTGCTCCTGCTGGCGGACGCGCTCGCGGCGCACGGCGGGGCGGAGCTGGTGGTGGTGACGGCGGGCGCGCAGGAGGTCACCGGCGACGAGCCGCTGGACCCGCGCGCCGCGGCGCTGCCGGCCGGCGCGCGGACGGCGGCGCTGGAGTACCCGGCGCTCCGCACCCGCGCGGTGGACGTCGTCCGCCCCGCCGCCGGGAGCCGCGAGGAGGCCGACCTCGCCGCCCGCCTGGCCGCGGAAGTCCTGTCCGGGGGCGGCGAGCAGGTGGCGGCGTACCGGGGCCGGCACCGCTGGGCGCGCGGCTTCCGCCCGGTGCGCGCGGCGGCCGCCGGTGCGCGCCTGAAGGAAGGCGGCGCCTACCTGCTGATCGGCGGGCTGGAGTCGCGCAGCGGCTTCCTCGCCGGCGAGATCGCCCGCGTCCCCGGCGCCCGCATCGCGCTGGCCGGGCGCTTCGTCGACGGCGCGCTGGTGCACGCGCTGGAGGCGGCCGGCGCGGAGGTGCTCGCCGTCACCGACGATCCGACGAGCGCCGCCGGGGTGGAGGACGCGCTGCGGCGGGCCGAGGCCCGCTTCGGCCGGCTGGACGGCATCGTCTACTCGCCCGAGCAGGGCCACGCCGCCGAGCCTGCGTCGATCGCCGAGGCGCGCCCGGCCGAATGGGCCGCCGAAGTCGCCGCGATCGAGGACGAGTTGCGCGCCCTGGCCGCCGCGCTGGGCGAGCGCGCGCCGGACTTCTGCCTGATCGAGTCCTCCCTCGCGGGCGTGCTGGGGAGCGTGGGCCGGGTGCGCCAGGCGGCCGCCAACGCGCTGGCCGACGCCTTCGCCGCGGTGCACGCGCGCGAGGGCGGCACGCGCTGGACGAGCGTCGCCTGGGACCGCTGGGCGCCCGAGGAGGACGTGGCCACGGGCGACGGGACCGGCATCGCGCTGACGGAGGTGGGCGCCGCGCTCGCCGCCGTGCTGGCGCTGGCCGGCGAGCCGCAGCTGCTGGTCTCTCCGGTGGAGATCGAGGAGCGCATGCGCGCGGCCGACGCGAAGAAGCAGGAGACCCCCGCCGCGGCCGGGACGCTGTACGAGCGCCCGGAGCTGGACACCGAGTACCACGCGCCGGGCGACGAGCTGGAGGAGAAGCTCGCCGCGCTCTGGCAGGAGCTGCTGGGGATCGAGCGCATCGGCATCCACGACGACTTCTTCGGCCTGGGCGGCCACTCGCTGCTGGCGACGCAGATCGTGGCCCGCGTGCGCGACATGTTCCAGCTGGAGCTGCCGCTGCAGGCCATCTTCGAGGCGCCGACCATCGCCCGCTTCGCCCGGCTGGTGGAAGACGCCATCATCGCCGAGCTGGAGACGCTTTCCGACGAGGAGGCGGAGGCGCTGATGGCGCAGTAGGGCTGAATGGCGGGAGGGGGTTCCGAACCACGGCCCAGGGCTGTCATCCTGAGGAGCCGCCGCGCGGAACCAGCGGAATGAACCGAAGCTCGGGCGGCGACGAAGGATCTGCGGCCGGGTCCGAGCGTGAGACAGCCTGACGCGCAGTCCCAACCCGCAGATCCTTCGGGCGCGACAGCTTCCGTGCCGACGCGGGTCCGGAGCAGCGCCCTCAGGATGACAGCGTTTCGTAACGCCGCTGACCCGGCGCGGACCGTAGACGACGAAGACGATCGATGAGCGAGGCGATGACAGAGGACGCCGTGAACGCCGAAGGCGCGAAGGAAGGCAAGAAGCCCAGGGGCGTGAAGTGCGTCGTCTGGGACCTGGACCACACGGTGTGGGACGGGATCCTCCTGGAAGACGAGAACGTGGAGCTGCGCCCCGGCATCGCGGAGATCCTGCGCGAGCTGGACCAGCGCGGCATCCTGCAGTCCGTCGCCAGCCGCAACGACCACGACCGGGCCATGGCGCGGCTGGAGGCGCTCGGCATCGCCGAGTACTTCCTGTACCCGCACATCAACTGGAACGCCAAGGGCGAGAACGTCGCGGCCATCGCGCGGAAGCTGAACATCGGCCTCGACACCTTCCTCTTCATCGACGACCAGCCGTTCGAGCGCGAGGAGGTGGCCTTCGCCTGCCCGGCCGTGCGCACGCTGGACGCCGCCGACCTGGCGGACCTGCTCGGCCGGCCGGAGCTGAACCCTGAGTTCATCACCGAGGACAGCCGCAACCGCCGGCGGATGTACCAGGCCGACATCGAGCGCAACCGCGCCGAGGAGTCGTTCCACGGCCCGTCGGAGGACTTCCTGCGCACGCTGGACATGCGCTTCACCCTGGCGCCCTGCAGCGAAGACGACCTGCAGCGCGCCGAGGAGCTGACCGTCCGCACCAACCAGCTCAACACCACCGGCTACACCTACGGCTACGACGAGCTGAACGCCTTCCGCGCCTCTCCCGACCACATCCTCCTGGTCGCCGGCCTGGAGGACAGGTACGGCACCTACGGGAAGATCGGGCTGGCGCTGGTGGAGAAGACGTCCCCGGAGTACTGGACGCTCAAGCTGCTGCTGATGAGCTGCCGGGTGATGTCGCGCGGGGTGGGCACCATCATGATGAGCCACGTCATG is drawn from Longimicrobium sp. and contains these coding sequences:
- a CDS encoding HAD-IIIC family phosphatase encodes the protein MTEDAVNAEGAKEGKKPRGVKCVVWDLDHTVWDGILLEDENVELRPGIAEILRELDQRGILQSVASRNDHDRAMARLEALGIAEYFLYPHINWNAKGENVAAIARKLNIGLDTFLFIDDQPFEREEVAFACPAVRTLDAADLADLLGRPELNPEFITEDSRNRRRMYQADIERNRAEESFHGPSEDFLRTLDMRFTLAPCSEDDLQRAEELTVRTNQLNTTGYTYGYDELNAFRASPDHILLVAGLEDRYGTYGKIGLALVEKTSPEYWTLKLLLMSCRVMSRGVGTIMMSHVMSEAKAAGVKLRAEFKPNGRNRMMEVTYRFGGFKEVAREGELVLFEHDLETIQPFPEYVRVEIGR